DNA sequence from the Rhizobium lusitanum genome:
TCGACGAGGCCAATCTTGCCGAAGACGTCGAGCGCGTCGAGGGCGGCGATCTCCGAGGCCGGCTTGCCGGAGTAGGTGGTGAGCACGATGGCCACCAGCCCGCGCACGATATGCGCGTCCGAGTCGCCTTCGAAGGTCAGCACCGGATTTTCCGGATCGCCCGAGGCATGGGTCACGAGCCAGACCTGGCTAGCGCAACCCTGCACCTTGTTTTCCAGGATCCGTTTCTCTTCCGGCAGGTCCGGCAGCATCTTGCCGAGCTCGATCACATAGCGATAGCGATCCTCCCAGTCGTCCAGGTAGGAGAAATCCTCAATGATCTGCTCAAGCGTTGCCATTATGCCGGTCCAATTGTCTAATTGTCTGCATATAGGCGAAATGGCCGATGATTTGAACCCGTGTCAAAAAGAACGCCGTGAGCGATGGGCTGGCTCACGGCGCGTAGGACACAGTCATCGATGTGAATGGATCAGGTCCGCGGTTTCGGCAAAGGCACCGGGATAAAGGACGGCAGCTTAAGCGAGCCGGTGACGACCACATCGGCAGTCTCATTGTTGATCGCGCGCTTGGCTGGCAGCGGCTGTGCCTCGGCTGCGGCCTGTTCATGGCTGACGGCGGCGGGCGCAGCCTGATCGCCCGGCTTCTGATCCTTGAAGTGCTGACCGAGCAGGTCATAGGCGACGCGGGCTCCGTCGCGGGCCTGGTAGCCGAGCGCGGTGAGCGTTTCGCCGCCCTTGAGGCAGACATCGGGTTTCTCGGTGCACATGGAGCCGACATATTGCATGACGCCGGAGGCAGCTGACAGTGCGTCGGAAACCTGTACCTGCGGCTCACCCGCCGGCCGGGGATCGCCCTGCGGCTTGGCGAAGATCGGCAGGAACATGAGGACCAGCGAAAACCAGAACCCTGCTCTAATGAGAAACCACATTGCCTTGCCCATCCTGTACTTCGTTCGGTCTTGAAACCGATTCGAATCCGTTGATCCGACGTTGTTCAGACCCTATTCGGCAGAGGAAAACATCGCTTTTCAAAACTTGGATGTATTTTCGGCAAATTTGATTCAAATTGTAGCTTTCGGAATTTGACGCCTATTTAGCTCGAATTGTAGCGATTGCTGTTAAGTATGTCTCGGCCGATCTGCTTGATCTCTAGGGGATTGCGGTTGCCGGCCGCGCTCCAAAAGTTAACACGCAACGGAAATCTAAATAAAATCCGTTGCTTACCCGCTGTTAACCACAAAACCCAAAGGTCCGGCGATGTGCGCCAAAACGGGATTTTCGGGCTTTTTCAGCAGATCCACGCGCCTGTCCTTTATTCTTTCCTTAAGTCGCCAGAGCCTATTGTGGCCTGGATAAATGACCGTTTGTGCGGGTTTTGGTGTGCGCGTATTGAGTAACATGGCTGGCAGGGCTGGAGCCCTCGTGGACCGGACGGGCGAAAGCTGGCTGTCCCGGACAAGCGGGAATGGCGAGGTCCGTGGACAAGAACTGGCGATCCTGCGCCGGCTCGCGCTCGCCTCCTCCGTGGCGCTTATCGCCGTTCCGGTAGGACTTTCCTTCATCACCACCCCGGCCGTTGCGCTGCCGGTCGGCGTTGCCACGGTCTGCGCCGCATTCCTGTTTTCCGCAGTCGGCAGCATCGCTCTGTCACGTCAGCGGCCCGCCTCGGAAGCCGTCGAGGTTGTCGTCGTCGAGCATCGTGACCTGATGCTCGAGGCGGCCAGTGGCCTCGTGCTTCTGTTTGATCCGCAGGGCAGCGTCACCGCTGTCGGCGGGCGCGATCGCGCGGAATTCCTGGGCTGGATGCGCGACCCCTCCGGGCGCGGCTTCATCGAACAAGTACATATCTCCGACCGCATTCTTTTCCTGCAGGCTGTCGATACGCTGCGCCAGGGCCGCGACGCCCTTGGCGTCGATCTGCGTCTGGAGCGCTCGGCGGTTATCGAGGGCAACGACCAGTTCATCCATATCCGCATGGAGATGAGTGCGCGGCGCGACAGCGAGGGCCGGTTGACCGCGATCGTCAGTCAGTCGCGTGATATTTCCTATGATCAGCAGCTTCGCGAGGAGGCTGTCCGCAAGACAGAGGAAGCGGAATCGGCCAATGATGCCAAGTCGCGCTTCCTCGCCGCTGTCAGTCATGAGCTACGCACGCCGCTCAACGCCATCCTCGGTTTTTCGGATATTCTGAGCGGCGAGTATTTCGGCAAGCTCGAGAATGACCGTCAGCGCGAATATGTCGCTTTGATCCGCCAATCCGGTGGGCATCTGCTCTCCGTGGTCAACACGATGCTCGACATGAGCAAGATCGAGGCCGGGCGCTACGAGCTTATGACCGAACCATTCCCCATCGAGGCCTCCATTGGCGCTTGCGAAGCCATGCTGGCGCTGCAGGCGAAGGAAAAAGGGTTGACGCTCTCGAGCCGCGTACAGCGCGGCCTGGGCGATATCGTCGCCGACCAGCGCGCCATCCAGCAGATCCTTATCAACCTCGTCGGCAATGCCATCAAGTTCACCGATGCCGGCGGAGCCGTCACCATCGATGCGGCAATGGCCGAGGGTATGCTGAAGCTCTCGATCTGCGACACCGGCATCGGCATCGCGGCCGATCGGCTCGCTTCCCTTGGTCAGCCTTTCGTCCAGATCCAGAACGATTATACTCGCCGTTACGCCGGCACCGGCCTGGGCTTGTCGTTGGTCAAGGGACTGGTCGGGCTGCATGGAGGCAGCTTTGCCATCGCCAGCGCCCCGGGCGAGGGAACCGTGATCACGATCCTCATCCCGCTCGACGGATCCGGCGTGGTGGTGCAACAGCCTGTGGATGTCAACCGAACGGTCGATTTTCCGCCACGTCTGAAACATAATCTGGAGATGAATGGAAAGCGAAAAGAGGAAGAGATGAATGGCCCCGCAAAAGCGAAAATCGCCTAAGGGAAGGGGCAAGGGCAGGCGCAAGCAACCTGGCCTTGCTTCCCGAGGGGCGGTTGCCGTTGGCAGCCTTGGCCTGCGCGGTGCCGGCGCGCTGGGTGGCTTTGGTGCGCGCGGCGCCGGTGCATTGGCCGGATTGCTCGGCAGCGCTGTCGGCCGGCATCCGGCGGCGGCCGGCGGCATTGCGCTCTTCTTCGCGGTCTTCGGCTTCGTCACAGCCAATGCCCTCTGGTATCAGGTGGGCACGCACCCATCGCCGCTGCTGCGCACCCGCGATCCCGGTGCGCCCTATCAGATCCCCGGTCGCAAGGCCTTCCTGCTCGGGCAGCAAGCCGATAATGGCAATGTTACGACGTTCCGCATCGAGCGTCAGGACTCGGAAGCGTCGAACGACGCCGCCTCCAATAAGCCGGCTCTCGCACCGACGGCATCGGTTCAAACCGCCAGTTCTGTCACTCGCATTGCCAGCAAGCCGACGGTCGCCGCCGTACCGACGGAGCGGCCGATCAATGTTTCCGCCGATGCGTCGGCCATCGACCCTGTCGCCGCCGCCATCCGCAGCGCCGAGAAGGATGTTGGCAAAAGCGGTGCTACCCCAAGGAGCGCGCCGAGCGACGCGGTCAATACCGTCAACATGGTGATGCAGATCCAGAAGGGCCTGAGCAACATCGCCTATAGCAATGTCAGCATTGATGGCGTTGCAGGCGAGCAGACCAAGGCCGCCATCCGCCGCTTCCAGAAGCATTACCGGCTGCCGGAAACCGGCGAACCCGACCTGGCTGTCCTGAAGAAACTGCAGGATATCGGCGCGCTTTAATCCTTGCCGTCAATTGCCTCGCCTTCCGCTGGCCGCTATAGCTCAGCCATGAGATTGCGCAGCGACATCTTCGTTTCCGCCTTAACCCGCCGCCTTTTTTCGCGCGGCGACTTCGCCGCTGTCGAGCACAAAGGCTCGGAGGAGGCCGGGGCGATCTTCATTCGCCAGCGTTTTCGTGATGGTCTGGAGA
Encoded proteins:
- a CDS encoding peptidoglycan-binding domain-containing protein, with protein sequence MAPQKRKSPKGRGKGRRKQPGLASRGAVAVGSLGLRGAGALGGFGARGAGALAGLLGSAVGRHPAAAGGIALFFAVFGFVTANALWYQVGTHPSPLLRTRDPGAPYQIPGRKAFLLGQQADNGNVTTFRIERQDSEASNDAASNKPALAPTASVQTASSVTRIASKPTVAAVPTERPINVSADASAIDPVAAAIRSAEKDVGKSGATPRSAPSDAVNTVNMVMQIQKGLSNIAYSNVSIDGVAGEQTKAAIRRFQKHYRLPETGEPDLAVLKKLQDIGAL
- a CDS encoding sensor histidine kinase, translated to MAGRAGALVDRTGESWLSRTSGNGEVRGQELAILRRLALASSVALIAVPVGLSFITTPAVALPVGVATVCAAFLFSAVGSIALSRQRPASEAVEVVVVEHRDLMLEAASGLVLLFDPQGSVTAVGGRDRAEFLGWMRDPSGRGFIEQVHISDRILFLQAVDTLRQGRDALGVDLRLERSAVIEGNDQFIHIRMEMSARRDSEGRLTAIVSQSRDISYDQQLREEAVRKTEEAESANDAKSRFLAAVSHELRTPLNAILGFSDILSGEYFGKLENDRQREYVALIRQSGGHLLSVVNTMLDMSKIEAGRYELMTEPFPIEASIGACEAMLALQAKEKGLTLSSRVQRGLGDIVADQRAIQQILINLVGNAIKFTDAGGAVTIDAAMAEGMLKLSICDTGIGIAADRLASLGQPFVQIQNDYTRRYAGTGLGLSLVKGLVGLHGGSFAIASAPGEGTVITILIPLDGSGVVVQQPVDVNRTVDFPPRLKHNLEMNGKRKEEEMNGPAKAKIA
- a CDS encoding SufE family protein, with translation MATLEQIIEDFSYLDDWEDRYRYVIELGKMLPDLPEEKRILENKVQGCASQVWLVTHASGDPENPVLTFEGDSDAHIVRGLVAIVLTTYSGKPASEIAALDALDVFGKIGLVEHLSSQRANGLRSMIRRIREEARIRAAA
- a CDS encoding DUF5330 domain-containing protein → MWFLIRAGFWFSLVLMFLPIFAKPQGDPRPAGEPQVQVSDALSAASGVMQYVGSMCTEKPDVCLKGGETLTALGYQARDGARVAYDLLGQHFKDQKPGDQAAPAAVSHEQAAAEAQPLPAKRAINNETADVVVTGSLKLPSFIPVPLPKPRT